A window from Leptospira meyeri encodes these proteins:
- the murD gene encoding UDP-N-acetylmuramoyl-L-alanine--D-glutamate ligase yields the protein MFSESIPTRSDLEQFQNFLILGGGSSGDSSAKLLSSLGKRSLLADKFPEKANSDLYVSVLSDNHPQERLEGIDCIIKSPGILPEHPILEEAKKKGLPILSEICLARIFYKGPIIGITGTDGKSTTTALTYHILKSKFPNSKMGGNIGVPFSSFCLEPLDLVVLELSSYQLDDSPNLELTASAILNLASDHLERHKTMESYANAKWKIQNLENPLHKSFINPNFLQFLSNQPSEYSNLQFIGEGQNYYVSLNPNQIHTPNHIYDASKFPLNGKHNLMNLCFAIALSESMGMNSNEIQNSFESFTGLPHRFRKIDSTEFKNQYKEIQFINDSKSTNLHSMLSGISGFKKEDGLFLILGGIPKTEPIEPFLKRWKELACPIWVYGKALEVWKSEFDKTGLPVRYFSDLPTLVTDLKNKIDSTLHLNTIDSPTIIKKENKPNSLSVIFSPAGASFDLYKNFEERGNHFESLIKQLFS from the coding sequence ATGTTTTCTGAATCCATTCCTACACGTTCCGACCTCGAGCAGTTCCAAAATTTCCTTATTTTAGGTGGCGGATCCTCTGGTGATTCCTCCGCCAAGTTATTATCTTCTTTGGGAAAACGATCCCTCTTGGCAGACAAGTTTCCAGAAAAAGCAAACTCAGATTTGTATGTTTCTGTTTTGTCAGACAATCACCCACAGGAAAGACTGGAAGGGATTGATTGTATCATCAAAAGCCCAGGCATCCTCCCCGAACATCCGATCTTAGAAGAAGCGAAAAAAAAAGGGCTTCCGATTTTAAGCGAAATTTGTTTGGCACGCATTTTTTACAAAGGACCAATCATTGGAATAACGGGAACGGATGGAAAATCAACAACAACAGCCCTAACATACCATATTCTGAAATCCAAATTTCCCAATTCAAAAATGGGAGGAAACATTGGAGTTCCTTTTTCATCCTTTTGTTTAGAGCCCCTTGATTTAGTGGTATTAGAACTTTCCAGTTACCAATTGGACGATTCACCTAACTTAGAATTAACTGCTTCTGCCATTCTCAATTTGGCTTCAGACCATTTGGAACGACATAAAACTATGGAATCCTATGCAAACGCAAAATGGAAAATTCAAAATTTAGAAAATCCTCTTCACAAATCATTCATCAATCCAAACTTTTTACAGTTCCTCTCCAATCAACCTTCAGAATATTCCAACTTACAATTTATTGGCGAAGGTCAAAACTACTATGTAAGCTTAAATCCGAATCAAATTCACACACCAAATCATATTTATGATGCTTCCAAATTCCCACTGAATGGGAAACACAACCTAATGAACTTATGTTTTGCCATTGCTCTTAGTGAATCAATGGGAATGAATTCAAATGAAATTCAAAACAGTTTTGAATCCTTTACCGGACTTCCACACCGATTCAGAAAAATCGATAGTACTGAATTTAAAAATCAATATAAAGAAATCCAATTCATCAATGATTCAAAATCGACGAACCTACATTCCATGCTTTCGGGAATTTCAGGATTCAAAAAAGAGGATGGATTGTTTTTGATTTTAGGAGGGATTCCAAAAACAGAGCCCATCGAGCCTTTTTTAAAAAGATGGAAAGAATTAGCTTGTCCTATTTGGGTTTATGGGAAGGCTTTGGAAGTTTGGAAATCTGAGTTTGACAAAACTGGACTTCCTGTTCGTTATTTTTCAGACCTTCCCACTCTTGTTACCGATCTAAAAAATAAAATAGATTCAACTCTTCATTTGAATACGATTGATTCTCCGACTATTATAAAGAAAGAGAATAAACCAAACTCCTTGTCGGTGATATTTTCACCGGCAGGAGCCAGTTTTGATTTGTATAAAAACTTTGAAGAAAGAGGAAATCATTTCGAAAGTTTGATCAAACAATTGTTTTCATAA
- a CDS encoding STAS domain-containing protein: MLKHEVKDGKLVVYLEGRLDVSVANEVEEGLMELIDNAGHRKVLLNMKDVEYMSSSGFRACISTLRKLNSKEGSLKISNIKPAVKRIFDVIELTSLFDIYDSEDAALKAF; encoded by the coding sequence GTGCTGAAACACGAAGTGAAAGACGGAAAACTAGTCGTTTATCTGGAAGGTCGATTGGACGTTTCTGTGGCAAATGAAGTGGAAGAGGGCCTTATGGAACTCATCGATAATGCTGGACATCGAAAGGTCCTCTTAAATATGAAAGATGTCGAATATATGTCTTCTTCCGGGTTTAGAGCTTGTATTTCCACCCTTCGAAAACTCAATTCGAAAGAGGGTTCTCTTAAAATCTCCAATATCAAACCTGCGGTCAAACGTATCTTTGATGTCATTGAACTTACTTCTCTTTTTGATATCTACGATTCAGAAGATGCAGCGCTAAAAGCGTTTTAA
- the trpC gene encoding indole-3-glycerol phosphate synthase TrpC: protein MNPVLHKIVETKHEEIRQAKGRSLPDRKVPIRPWESNLKTNSISVIAECKKGSPSSGILRPDYDAVQIASIYESSGAGAISVLTDSKYFFGSLTDLSSVAESVSIPVIRKDFIIDPLQIDEAYSYGASAILLIVRILTPKELSSLHSFAKNLGLSVLVETHNKEEVKIALDSGATTIGINTRDLDTFQIHKNLIEEIAPELDESIIRVAESGIESFNDWQKYKGIVDSMLVGTYFMKSKDIAKDFRSLLSGN, encoded by the coding sequence TTGAATCCAGTTTTACACAAGATCGTTGAAACCAAACACGAAGAGATCCGCCAAGCAAAAGGTCGATCTCTTCCCGATCGTAAAGTTCCCATTCGTCCATGGGAGTCAAATCTCAAAACGAATTCTATTTCAGTCATAGCAGAATGCAAAAAAGGAAGTCCTAGTTCTGGGATTCTTCGGCCTGATTATGATGCTGTACAAATTGCTTCCATCTATGAATCCTCAGGGGCTGGTGCGATCTCTGTTCTCACAGACTCAAAGTATTTTTTTGGGTCATTAACTGATTTGTCTTCGGTGGCCGAGTCCGTTTCCATTCCTGTAATCCGTAAAGATTTCATCATTGACCCTCTCCAAATTGACGAGGCTTATTCTTATGGTGCTTCTGCGATTTTACTCATTGTGCGTATTCTTACTCCTAAAGAGTTATCGTCTTTACATAGTTTTGCGAAAAACTTAGGTCTTTCTGTCCTTGTGGAAACACACAACAAGGAAGAAGTAAAAATTGCTTTGGACTCTGGGGCAACAACCATCGGTATCAATACCAGAGATTTAGACACTTTTCAGATTCATAAAAACCTTATCGAAGAAATTGCTCCAGAACTTGATGAATCCATCATTCGGGTTGCTGAATCAGGGATCGAAAGTTTTAATGATTGGCAAAAATACAAAGGTATCGTTGATTCTATGTTAGTTGGAACTTATTTTATGAAAAGTAAGGACATTGCAAAAGACTTTCGCTCTCTTTTGTCCGGAAACTAA